From the genome of Triticum aestivum cultivar Chinese Spring chromosome 1A, IWGSC CS RefSeq v2.1, whole genome shotgun sequence:
AGATTTTATTTTGCACAAAATCAGAGAATTGTTTTTTACTTTTTGTGACACATCCATCAGAATGCAAGGAGTACAAAATACCCTTCAAAAATTACTTTGAGATCCAGATATTTTATAAGGTTGTGTAGTAAGAGAAGATAAGCAACAACAGCAAACAAGCAAGAACGGCTCTTTATTATTAGCAACAAAAGGTCAGAAAACAAAGTGAATGACAAGGCCCGTGTGGTTACCAAGACAAGTTTATGTGCCCAAAGGGGGATAACATCATGGAATTCAGCATCTTCGTGTCTGCGGACTAAGGTAGGAACAACACTGTTTGAGTGTCTGCGGCCCCTGCATCTTCTGATCAGCCACCCATCTGTCAAACTCTGACGGAATTTCACGCTTCCCATACACAAGGAGCCATCCAAAGTTCCAAACCTGAACCAATAACAGCGCCCTGGTATGGGTTCAGGTTTTTCAGCACTTGCGAGAAGTACTAATCGGAAAATCTGCTAAAAGCATCCCTGCACAACATCTACTTTGCTCTTTTTAGCCTACAAAAATGAATATAAGCTTCAAAAAGAAAACATCACAGAGAAAGATAACACGCCCCATAACAACCAGCAAAAAATGTAATGCAATTTTGCATCTAGCTAGTATGAAATGTAGAGGGTGAGGCGGGGTGCAGAGAATATATAGAACaaaaactttgttctcataaagaAAACTTTGTTCACTAGTTAGGAGGAATCCTCAGAAATGGCTGAATTTTTTTTCCTGAATAAATGAAGGTGCATGAATcgcaaaaataaaacaaaaaagttcattatgatgtaATAATGGAGGGGGAGAACTGTTTGCTCAAGAAACCAAGCAGTGCATCATCTAAGACCTTGTTCCTCCTTGGAAAGCTCAATGCCTGAACAAATGAAAACTAGAAGAGAATGAACTGAAAGACCAAAAAAGAAGCTACATTAATAAGATATAAGATCAATTGGTTTAGGCACTGTTTGAAAATTCAGAGAACTGAtgggatatactccctccgttccaaattactcgtcgtggttttagttcaaatttgaactaaaaccacgacgagtaatttggaatggagggagtacaacatagAACACTTATGTTGACGTGTCACGACCAAAGGTGCAGTCAGTGATATGAAACAAGACAATTTTGACTTGAACATTACGACACCTAATAACATATACTCCTACTTTGTTTTACTTCAGTAAGCTCTACATTGCTTCTGAATCTGCATAAAAGAGTGACTATTGGTGCCATGACTTTGTTGTGTTAATAACAGTAAAAGGTAAGTAACAAATTAAAACATCATTGAAGGAACAGGTACATTGCTAATTCAAACCAGAACAGAATGAACTGCCATTGATAGACATAAAAAAGGATAATTATATCCAGGCTCTGCAAGTTATATACTCAGGCTCTACTCATATTATATACCTCGAAGTTTAACTGATTATATTGGGGCTCTACCACTTATATATGTAAGTATCATTTAGAGCACTTACGTTTTTCATTTTCAGATACGCATAAGGAAAACTATACAAAACAAACAGCATTCAGCTGTGAGAAATGTAAACACCATATTAACACCTAGCATGTGGATACCATAAATTTTTTTTTGGATATATAAGCAAAACAAACAACATTCAGCTGTGAGAAATGTAAACTATACAAAATATGACAACATGAACAAACAAAGGCCATCAGCTTCAGATAAAGGGATTAATCCTGCAATAATGAGACACAGAAACTAAGACTTCAGGATAATCACTCACTCttcatttgaaaatcctacaagaAACCAAAGCCTAATTTACTCTTCACTGGGccaaaagcaaaacaaaaaaatgatCACTGAATTCGATCACAATATCAGAAAAATTAGGCACAGCAGACACAAAATCATATGGAAAAGGCTACAGGAAGAGTGCACAATGAAGGATCCACAACTACGTGTGCTGTGCATCCCAGTTACATCACCAGAGGACCGCTAAGATGTCGGTTAACTGAACCAAGCCTCGGTTCCAAGTTCCAACAGAAAGCAGAGTTGCTGCTGAACAAGTCTACCAAGAACAAAAAATCCCTACAAACTAAAGGAGGCAGACCCACACTCCTCTCAGCCTAACATGGAAGCGTATCAAAGCATTCGATCAGGCACCAAAAATTGCTGATAGCTCGCTGGACTGCGGGAAAGACCAGCAATAGCCGGTGCCGTTGCTGATCGGCGGTCTGGTGGGCCTGGATGTGGAGTGGTCGGGCGAGAAGCAGCTGTAGCTCTCCAGCGTCGATGCCTCACTGACTTGTGACGACTCTGGCGTGGCCCAATCTTGGCCAGGGAGGAGGAAGGTGGTGCCACTGGAGGAGGTCAGGGCGGACGGCTGGAAGGCCCAAGCGCCGGTGATATCGCTCGAGGGTGTCGTGGCATTGTAGCAGGTCAGCTCGGAGGTGGCTGGTGAGACGAGCTCGTAATTGCCCAGTAGTGCCGTCGACGTGTCGCTCAGGTCCGAATTCGCTGGCGTGGGCGAATCTTGGGCGGGGCGGAGGAAGGCGGTGCGGTCGAAGGTCAGGGAGAAGCTGGGAATCAGCGTTGTGGCTGTGGGTGCTCTGCGTACCGGCGGTTCTTGCGGTTCTTGCTCTGCCTGCGGCCGCTCGACTGGAAGCAAGAACGCTTCTTGAATATCAGATGTAGCAACCACGGTGGGCGGATTTGCTGCGGCAGGAGACGGACGGAACTGCAGGCATCGCCTCACGCCGGAGCGCTCGCCCGCGGCCGCCGCCTTCCTCTTGGATCTGGACATCGACGACGACCCAGACGAAATGGGTTTGGAGGCGGACCGGCCAGCACGACGCTTCTGGTAGATTTTGCAGAGGGCGGGCATGGCCTCGCCGGGGCGGGGGTCTTCCTGGCAGAACTCGAGCATCAGCCAGCCGTTCTTGGGCTCGTAGGTGAAGGGCTGGCGGTacccgacggcggcgccgcccgcgtCAAGCACGTCGCACCGCGCCTTCTCCGAATGCCAGGTGCCGACCCCGCCCGCGACGGCGCGGCACCTGCGGGTGCCCCGGCTGCTCTGGGCCCGCGCGGAGGTGAAGAAGTACCACTCCCTGCCCTCCCCGTCGCTGCTCGCCGAGGCGGGGAGGAGGCCGGTGACGAGCGCGGCGGGCTCGGCCGCATACACGTCCGCGTCATGGATgtaccgggcggcggcggcggggagcggggACCCGGAGATCTTGCGCTGGAGGTAGATCGTGATGAGGTCGGCGTCGCAGGGCGCGAAGGTGAGGCCACGGGGCGAGTCGGGCGAGCGCGGGGACGCCATGAGAGGACGAGGGACGGAGCTTGACAGCTAGGGTTTGAAGGCCCGTGCGCGGGGAAGGGCGGAAAGGAGAGGGGGGATCTGCGCGCGTGTGGCTGCGGTCGAAGGCTTTCCTTTTGAAATTTGGTTCGGGGACGGGAAATCGCACCGGGAGAGCGGTGACGTAGGCGAGCTCGGTTTGTGTTGTGTTTTTTTTTCCGAAAATATTATCTTTCACTGAGAGCATTTCCAACGGATGCGCCAAAAGACGCGCGCGGTAAATGGCACCATTTTAGCGCGCGCGGCAGCGNNNNNNNNNNNNNNNNNNNNNNNNNNNNNNNNNNNNNNNNNNNNNNNNNNNNNNNNNNNNNNNNNNNNNNNNNNNNNNNNNNNNNNNNNNNNNNNNNNNNNNNNNNNNNNNNNNNNNNNNNNNNNNNNNNNNNNNNNNNNNNNNNNNNNNNNNNNNNNNNNNNNNNNNNNNNNNNNNNNNNNNNNNNNNNNNNNNNNNNNNNNNNNNNNNNNNNNNNNNNNNNNNNNNNNNNNNNNNNNNNNNNNNNNNNNNNNNNNNNNNNNNNNNNNNNNNNNNNNNNNNNNNNNNNNNNNNNNNNNNNNNNNNNNNNNNNN
Proteins encoded in this window:
- the LOC123102760 gene encoding uncharacterized protein, producing MASPRSPDSPRGLTFAPCDADLITIYLQRKISGSPLPAAAARYIHDADVYAAEPAALVTGLLPASASSDGEGREWYFFTSARAQSSRGTRRCRAVAGGVGTWHSEKARCDVLDAGGAAVGYRQPFTYEPKNGWLMLEFCQEDPRPGEAMPALCKIYQKRRAGRSASKPISSGSSSMSRSKRKAAAAGERSGVRRCLQFRPSPAAANPPTVVATSDIQEAFLLPVERPQAEQEPQEPPVRRAPTATTLIPSFSLTFDRTAFLRPAQDSPTPANSDLSDTSTALLGNYELVSPATSELTCYNATTPSSDITGAWAFQPSALTSSSGTTFLLPGQDWATPESSQVSEASTLESYSCFSPDHSTSRPTRPPISNGTGYCWSFPQSSELSAIFGA